The following are from one region of the Microbacterium sp. cx-55 genome:
- a CDS encoding HTTM domain-containing protein produces the protein MELFDRWARAGSFTAVDVARFRIIYAVVAVLTLPDPTRMASFPDSVFNAPLGPFRLLGGFPPVEVLLILQWALACAIVLLGLGLFTSIASASVTVLLIIVNGVQFSSGKIDHSIIFVLAPVILMFTGWGSRSSLDARLRSATAPTKTPQWPLRLFALVIAIAFASAAIQKLLSGWLSTASQATRGHFIRQFVANGRDEWLTPTFLQFDSTLVWESLDWITVVFEFAFLIAVLNWRAWRIVISVACLFHLGVLLMMNIAFYPNVIAYGAFVTWSVIPYAAASESEFRRPKLSRLLLTFIALAVGTGAWLGVRYFGDFESILGPAIVICGAVLAVAYLIRVNTLVALQLVRVGAVRAPTNQP, from the coding sequence ATGGAACTGTTCGACCGCTGGGCACGCGCAGGAAGTTTCACTGCGGTCGACGTCGCACGATTCAGGATCATCTACGCGGTAGTTGCAGTTCTGACGTTGCCCGATCCCACTCGGATGGCGAGCTTCCCTGACTCCGTCTTCAACGCACCTTTGGGGCCGTTTCGCCTCCTCGGCGGATTTCCCCCCGTAGAGGTCCTACTCATCCTTCAGTGGGCACTCGCTTGCGCAATCGTGCTCCTGGGCCTAGGCCTGTTCACGAGCATTGCGTCCGCCTCGGTCACCGTGTTGCTCATCATCGTAAACGGCGTCCAGTTTTCCAGCGGAAAGATCGATCACTCCATCATCTTCGTCCTCGCACCGGTGATTCTTATGTTCACTGGTTGGGGGAGTCGGTCGTCTCTTGACGCTCGACTCCGTTCGGCTACAGCCCCGACGAAAACGCCTCAGTGGCCGTTGCGTCTGTTCGCTCTCGTCATAGCCATCGCTTTCGCCTCGGCGGCTATCCAGAAGCTTCTAAGCGGCTGGCTGAGTACCGCGTCCCAGGCAACTCGAGGACATTTCATCCGGCAGTTCGTTGCAAACGGCAGAGACGAATGGTTAACTCCGACATTTTTGCAGTTCGACTCCACACTCGTCTGGGAGTCACTCGACTGGATCACGGTTGTGTTTGAGTTTGCGTTCCTCATCGCGGTTCTGAACTGGCGGGCATGGCGGATCGTTATCTCCGTGGCATGCCTTTTTCACCTTGGTGTTCTCCTGATGATGAATATCGCGTTCTATCCGAACGTCATTGCATACGGGGCGTTCGTCACGTGGTCCGTCATTCCCTACGCCGCCGCCTCGGAAAGCGAGTTCCGGCGACCAAAACTCTCGCGTCTGCTACTGACGTTTATTGCGCTCGCCGTCGGGACAGGCGCTTGGCTCGGAGTTCGATATTTCGGGGACTTCGAGTCCATTCTCGGCCCGGCGATCGTAATTTGCGGCGCAGTTCTTGCCGTCGCTTACCTTATCCGGGTGAATACTCTCGTCGCCTTGCAGTTGGTTCGAGTGGGGGCAGTTCGTGCGCCAACGAATCAGCCTTAA
- a CDS encoding glycosyltransferase family 2 protein, whose amino-acid sequence MRNILISVATYKRPDLLHDLLESLASDNQISRARVCVVDNDPAGSGEAACERDDLDIRYVVEPRQGIAAARNRGLKELLPTDEFVIFVDDDERVGEGWLASLLDCQEKFRADVVSGPVISVFPAGTPDWIIKGNFIQRARFATGAVMRSAATNNTLVSTATLRKLDPPEFDETFSMTGGSDTELFGRLRALGAQLIWCDEAVVFEDVPASRARLSWVWRRGIRVGNVNGRLSLRTSSRVRVAAEGVARIGYGVLRQAGLLIIGRGLEGRSFAQVTGGIGRIGACTNRLIVEYARKEGAASK is encoded by the coding sequence GTGAGGAACATTCTCATCTCAGTTGCGACCTACAAACGGCCCGATCTTCTCCACGATCTCCTCGAGTCCCTCGCAAGCGACAACCAGATCTCGCGAGCTCGTGTATGCGTCGTAGACAACGACCCGGCAGGAAGCGGCGAAGCGGCCTGCGAGAGAGACGATCTAGACATCCGTTACGTGGTTGAACCTCGGCAGGGAATCGCAGCCGCGCGGAATCGGGGCTTGAAGGAGCTACTGCCGACGGACGAATTTGTCATCTTCGTGGACGATGACGAGCGGGTGGGCGAGGGGTGGCTGGCAAGCCTCCTGGATTGTCAGGAGAAATTCCGCGCCGATGTTGTCTCCGGTCCTGTCATCTCCGTTTTTCCCGCAGGCACTCCGGATTGGATCATCAAGGGAAACTTCATCCAGCGAGCCAGATTCGCGACTGGCGCTGTCATGCGCTCCGCGGCGACAAACAACACGCTCGTCTCGACGGCCACATTACGGAAACTCGACCCGCCCGAGTTCGATGAGACGTTTTCGATGACTGGCGGAAGCGATACCGAGCTGTTCGGGCGCCTTCGCGCTCTCGGCGCGCAGTTGATTTGGTGCGATGAGGCAGTCGTCTTCGAGGATGTACCAGCATCGCGGGCTCGTCTTAGCTGGGTATGGCGTCGCGGCATTCGAGTGGGGAATGTGAACGGCCGTTTAAGTCTTCGAACTTCGTCTCGGGTCCGGGTTGCGGCCGAAGGGGTTGCAAGGATTGGCTACGGCGTGCTGCGACAGGCGGGGCTGCTGATCATTGGGCGCGGCCTTGAGGGGCGAAGCTTCGCCCAGGTGACCGGAGGGATCGGCAGAATTGGTGCGTGCACGAACCGGCTCATCGTTGAGTACGCGCGGAAAGAGGGCGCAGCTTCTAAGTGA
- a CDS encoding O-antigen ligase family protein yields the protein MAGVWMAALLLIPLGGLISGITTSVAASLVVAIPLALLVGLAPPVLRYYVETSPAFGWWVGSAFVLSQTASAAVGLLQLSGTSLFGTTAIFGRSTGLADHPNVLGVMSVLAMLACFAAFVAAPAFVKVVVLFAIVVNFAALIGTGSLSAMLAGAVACFIALVVRRRTILAVILGATSVAILSLFLGVAGLDPAALVEPVNHRFNVVIGAADDGGAASVGTRVQTYEWAWRFISENPLVGVGMDATNAATYNGYTPVHNYVLHAWYRGGLFFVAWQIAATIGYICLVVRAVRSGQRAIAAATVAAVVTFAATSAFFDQPHYWLPLLFAIVLLPRSAGARSRLRTKAQLRTAARGCAANIPPTTGLA from the coding sequence ATGGCCGGTGTGTGGATGGCTGCCCTACTCCTGATCCCGCTGGGGGGGCTCATCTCAGGAATAACCACGTCCGTGGCAGCTAGTCTCGTTGTCGCAATCCCGCTCGCGCTTCTCGTAGGGCTCGCTCCCCCGGTGTTGAGGTACTACGTCGAGACGAGCCCTGCCTTCGGATGGTGGGTGGGCTCTGCCTTCGTTTTGAGCCAGACTGCATCGGCCGCCGTGGGGCTCCTTCAGCTGAGCGGGACGAGTCTGTTCGGGACGACCGCGATCTTCGGACGCTCGACAGGTCTCGCCGACCATCCGAACGTTCTGGGCGTGATGTCAGTCCTTGCGATGCTGGCGTGCTTCGCCGCGTTCGTGGCTGCACCTGCGTTCGTGAAGGTAGTCGTTCTGTTTGCCATCGTTGTGAACTTCGCAGCGCTGATTGGAACGGGTAGTCTCAGCGCGATGTTGGCCGGTGCCGTCGCGTGCTTCATCGCCTTGGTTGTTCGTCGGCGGACCATCCTTGCCGTCATCCTAGGAGCGACTTCGGTAGCGATTCTCAGCTTGTTTCTCGGCGTGGCAGGTCTGGATCCCGCTGCCTTGGTTGAGCCCGTCAATCACCGATTCAACGTCGTGATCGGTGCCGCCGACGATGGAGGTGCCGCGTCAGTCGGAACCCGAGTTCAGACATACGAATGGGCCTGGCGCTTCATTTCTGAGAACCCTCTCGTCGGGGTGGGGATGGACGCGACCAACGCAGCGACGTACAACGGCTACACCCCTGTACACAATTACGTGCTGCACGCCTGGTACAGGGGCGGGCTCTTCTTCGTGGCCTGGCAGATCGCCGCCACCATCGGTTACATCTGCTTGGTTGTTCGCGCAGTTCGATCCGGGCAGCGGGCAATCGCCGCTGCTACGGTCGCGGCAGTAGTCACATTCGCAGCAACCTCCGCATTCTTCGACCAGCCGCACTACTGGCTTCCACTTCTTTTCGCGATTGTGCTCCTTCCCCGGTCCGCCGGCGCGCGAAGCCGTCTCAGGACGAAAGCCCAGCTGAGAACAGCGGCTCGGGGCTGCGCCGCGAACATTCCCCCGACTACCGGTCTCGCATAA
- a CDS encoding glycosyltransferase family 4 protein, with the protein MPDWVDVYRIGPAHAARTTTGRGLSANLSLSGTILRSAVALLRSRAVRGADVLVANTTRASVYVSLVGVLLRKPVIVHIRDLIERDAIGGTATRLMTTFVLPNAAAIIANSHASLALATPHIRDGSITAVIPSPSGLKVVDADVVRVSPRVKRIGLVARIDPWKGQELLIQAFADALPDSDEVLVLFGAAAFGHDEYLAELQRMTRRLGVEDRVEFAGHVDDVAAAIAGLDVCVQCSMRPEPLGQNVLQYLAAGKPTIVANEGGPSEWVDDGRNGLTFSARSVGSLSAALRKLCDDAILREKFGRAAASTPGLLSDEAVGSRILNLTRDVLVSSKR; encoded by the coding sequence ATGCCCGATTGGGTAGACGTCTACCGGATCGGTCCTGCTCACGCCGCTCGAACCACGACGGGCCGTGGCCTCTCGGCCAACCTCTCGCTGTCAGGGACGATACTTCGGTCGGCCGTCGCCCTGCTGCGCAGCCGGGCCGTGCGCGGCGCGGACGTCCTCGTCGCGAACACGACCCGCGCGAGCGTTTATGTGTCGCTAGTCGGGGTTCTGCTGCGAAAGCCTGTCATCGTCCATATCAGAGACCTCATCGAACGCGATGCCATTGGGGGCACAGCCACGCGTCTGATGACCACGTTCGTCTTGCCTAATGCGGCCGCCATCATCGCGAACTCGCACGCCTCGCTGGCGCTCGCGACACCGCATATCCGCGACGGGAGCATTACAGCGGTTATTCCGAGCCCCTCCGGCCTCAAGGTTGTCGACGCAGACGTGGTCAGGGTCAGCCCCCGAGTTAAACGGATCGGTCTCGTGGCACGGATCGACCCTTGGAAGGGCCAAGAACTCCTGATCCAGGCCTTTGCCGACGCACTGCCGGACTCTGACGAGGTCCTCGTTCTCTTTGGAGCAGCTGCATTCGGGCACGATGAGTATTTGGCAGAGCTTCAGCGGATGACTAGACGGCTAGGCGTGGAAGACCGAGTGGAGTTCGCCGGCCATGTGGATGACGTCGCAGCGGCCATTGCGGGGCTCGACGTCTGTGTGCAATGTTCAATGCGCCCGGAGCCCCTCGGGCAGAACGTCCTCCAGTACCTTGCCGCGGGGAAGCCGACGATCGTCGCGAACGAAGGCGGTCCCTCCGAGTGGGTGGATGACGGACGCAACGGACTGACATTCTCAGCGCGGAGCGTGGGCTCGTTGTCTGCGGCGCTACGAAAATTGTGCGACGACGCCATCCTCCGAGAGAAATTCGGGCGTGCCGCAGCGTCTACGCCTGGGTTATTGAGCGATGAGGCCGTCGGGTCGCGAATTCTTAATCTCACCAGGGATGTTTTGGTGTCCTCCAAGCGCTAG